A single window of Leptospira semungkisensis DNA harbors:
- a CDS encoding alpha/beta fold hydrolase yields MTMGVFLYSCKSESPNNAEAAALLASLDPSLAQAIGNQSGTTGTLRAADTESDIQAAFAQENDGSFTFNNTITVTAFDGVSLEVNLFQPANIPAGSKLPAVVFVNSWALNKYEYIVPAAKLAKKGYIVLCYSTRGFGASGGLIDTAGPKDRADLSTILDWLLANTQTDIANIGISGVSYGAGISLTGVSTEPRIKTAVAMSGWGDLKRSLYGNDTPRLVWGLILVASSYITGKPDPIVAQNFANLIQHINIDFVTSWAADRSPQTYVGQLNASAGKSVMISNNFEDFLFNPNGILDYYTQITVPKKLLMNEGIHASAEAAGLLGISNFVWDNAYDWFDYWLKGVNNGIMAKPQVTFQTRFNGPRVTYPSWPAPTVGNKTYYLKPRGLFTNGEIATSQNTTVTNTTILSGADTVATTGFPLLSDILSAQVGIPTTTNLFFESRVNGIVYQSSSLSSALKIRGKIFWNGRISSTLGKANVNVYFYDVAKSGTATLITHGTYTIFDAAANEARDISIDLNAVAYDVPAGDSIAIAIDTYDVLYSVPTTLVYGLDVKHLKSPQTTLVIQSE; encoded by the coding sequence ATGACGATGGGGGTGTTCCTTTACTCTTGTAAAAGTGAATCACCAAATAATGCGGAAGCTGCAGCGTTACTTGCTTCTTTAGATCCAAGTCTCGCCCAAGCAATTGGAAACCAAAGCGGAACAACAGGAACTCTTCGTGCGGCGGATACAGAATCCGACATTCAAGCCGCATTTGCGCAAGAGAACGATGGAAGCTTTACCTTCAATAACACGATTACTGTCACTGCTTTTGACGGAGTCTCATTGGAAGTAAATCTTTTCCAACCTGCGAATATTCCTGCCGGCTCCAAACTTCCTGCGGTCGTATTCGTAAACAGTTGGGCATTGAACAAATACGAATATATCGTTCCTGCAGCTAAACTGGCAAAGAAAGGTTATATCGTTCTTTGCTATAGCACAAGAGGATTCGGTGCGTCTGGCGGATTGATCGATACCGCAGGACCTAAAGACAGAGCGGATCTAAGCACCATTTTGGATTGGTTACTTGCTAATACTCAAACGGATATCGCAAACATCGGTATCTCCGGAGTTTCTTACGGAGCGGGAATTTCCTTAACCGGAGTAAGCACTGAGCCAAGAATTAAAACTGCAGTAGCAATGAGTGGTTGGGGAGATCTGAAACGCTCTTTGTACGGCAACGATACTCCTAGACTGGTCTGGGGGTTGATCCTAGTTGCTTCCAGTTATATCACAGGAAAGCCGGATCCAATCGTTGCTCAGAATTTTGCTAATCTAATACAGCATATCAATATCGACTTTGTCACTTCCTGGGCGGCGGATCGTTCTCCTCAAACTTATGTAGGACAATTGAACGCAAGCGCAGGCAAATCAGTAATGATCTCGAATAACTTCGAGGACTTCCTATTTAATCCGAATGGGATCCTAGATTATTATACTCAGATCACTGTTCCTAAAAAATTACTAATGAACGAAGGGATCCATGCTTCCGCAGAAGCAGCAGGACTATTAGGAATTTCTAATTTTGTTTGGGACAATGCTTACGACTGGTTTGATTATTGGTTGAAAGGGGTGAACAACGGGATCATGGCAAAACCTCAGGTTACTTTCCAAACCCGTTTTAACGGCCCAAGAGTCACTTATCCTTCCTGGCCGGCTCCTACTGTCGGAAATAAGACCTACTACTTGAAACCTAGAGGACTTTTTACCAACGGTGAGATTGCTACCAGCCAGAATACAACTGTGACCAATACCACAATCCTTTCCGGAGCTGATACAGTAGCAACTACCGGTTTCCCATTACTTTCGGATATTCTTTCCGCTCAAGTAGGGATCCCTACGACTACGAATCTATTCTTCGAAAGCAGAGTGAACGGGATCGTGTATCAATCTTCTAGCTTAAGTAGCGCATTGAAGATCAGAGGTAAGATCTTCTGGAATGGAAGAATCTCTTCTACTTTAGGAAAAGCGAATGTAAACGTTTATTTCTACGATGTAGCAAAGAGCGGAACTGCGACACTAATCACTCACGGAACGTATACGATCTTTGATGCGGCTGCAAACGAAGCTAGAGACATCTCTATAGATTTGAATGCTGTTGCTTATGATGTTCCTGCAGGAGATAGCATTGCAATTGCGATCGACACGTACGATGTTTTGTATTCCGTCCCGACCACTTTGGTATACGGACTGGATGTGAAACATTTAAAATCTCCTCAGACGACCTTAGTGATCCAATCCGAGTAA
- the cutA gene encoding divalent-cation tolerance protein CutA: MGYRTIYTTARDEAEAMLIAETLVEEKMAACANVIPSMRSVYRWHGRVEQNDEFVVLLKTTASLAEKVVDRVKELHSYTVPCVVSWEIKEGNHKYLDWIESETVK; the protein is encoded by the coding sequence ATGGGCTATCGAACGATCTACACCACTGCGAGAGATGAGGCGGAAGCGATGCTAATCGCTGAAACTCTCGTAGAAGAGAAAATGGCTGCTTGTGCAAACGTAATCCCGTCAATGCGATCCGTTTACAGATGGCATGGGCGTGTAGAACAAAACGACGAATTCGTTGTTTTGTTAAAGACCACTGCCTCTCTCGCGGAGAAGGTTGTGGATAGGGTGAAAGAGTTGCATAGCTACACGGTGCCGTGCGTGGTCTCCTGGGAGATCAAGGAAGGGAATCACAAGTATTTGGATTGGATAGAATCCGAAACCGTAAAATAA
- a CDS encoding patatin-like phospholipase family protein — protein MASRKAPNILIRKSYDALCFNSAFFGFYAHSGFALGLKEIGFVPSKIAGSSSGALIGSLIAAGLPPEEITRFILTLKKSDFWDGNVLTQFLKPFRKGLKNYSGLLSGKKIRNLLEPYLEGKDVSELPTKMGISVSNLTKGIRELRTNGNAIDLILASMTFPILFEIPNINGEEFLDGGVADAEPIKEFILDPSIKRIVIHDIENRKPVSEKILMRAFDSCVNVIASETKDLKELLAKKYGKKIIRVVTNTPYLHPNKMESGRLALELGRRSAHFMKEQILGKNSK, from the coding sequence ATGGCTTCTCGAAAAGCACCAAACATCCTAATTCGAAAATCGTATGACGCTCTTTGCTTCAACTCAGCATTTTTTGGATTCTATGCTCACTCAGGTTTTGCTCTGGGACTAAAAGAAATCGGATTTGTTCCTTCAAAAATTGCAGGTTCCAGCTCCGGAGCACTCATCGGTTCTCTGATCGCTGCCGGACTTCCTCCCGAGGAGATCACTCGGTTCATTCTCACTCTGAAAAAAAGCGATTTCTGGGACGGGAATGTCCTAACCCAGTTCTTAAAACCGTTTCGAAAGGGATTGAAGAATTACTCAGGACTGTTAAGCGGTAAAAAAATACGTAATCTACTCGAACCTTATCTGGAAGGAAAAGATGTCTCCGAACTTCCAACCAAAATGGGCATCTCGGTCTCGAACCTGACAAAAGGGATCCGAGAACTTAGGACAAACGGAAACGCGATAGATCTCATCCTGGCCTCCATGACCTTCCCGATTCTTTTCGAAATCCCTAATATAAATGGAGAAGAGTTCCTGGACGGAGGTGTGGCCGATGCAGAACCCATCAAAGAATTCATTTTAGATCCAAGTATTAAGCGTATCGTAATTCATGACATAGAGAATAGAAAGCCAGTTTCAGAAAAGATCCTGATGAGAGCCTTCGATTCCTGTGTAAATGTGATCGCCAGCGAAACAAAGGACCTAAAAGAGCTTCTGGCAAAGAAATACGGGAAGAAGATCATTCGAGTGGTTACGAATACGCCCTACCTTCATCCGAACAAAATGGAAAGCGGAAGACTTGCTCTCGAGCTAGGAAGAAGATCCGCTCATTTCATGAAGGAACAGATCTTAGGAAAGAATAGCAAATAA